Proteins from one Triticum aestivum cultivar Chinese Spring chromosome 7A, IWGSC CS RefSeq v2.1, whole genome shotgun sequence genomic window:
- the LOC123151147 gene encoding uncharacterized protein, which yields MSCLKEVPTLRGDNDTEWRKKVELTFVCADLDWVLDEPQPVRPTEPVRETTDDDAAWDKKRGDYAPLEMSYIIDNQKWVNANKKCMAFIKNTIESIIVGSIAECTSAAELLTKIKSQFTGSSKIYATQVLKQLVTEQYTGGGIKEHILRMSNMTAKLKPMDEDLKIKPKLLVHLVMASLPKEFETFVMNYNMSPETWDIEKTIVMCVQEGDRLKASHGGTLNYVKDHKKKNYNQNNKSSPSKPQGKAPHQHQRQQ from the coding sequence tgacaacgacactgagtggaggaagaaagttgAACTGACATTTGTTTGTGCTGATCTGGACTGGGTTCTGGATGAACCACAGCCGGTCAGACCTACAGagccggtaagagagactactgaTGATGATGCTGCATGGGATAAAAAGAGGGGGGATTATGCTCCTTTGGAGATGTCCTACATCATAGACAATcaaaagtgggtcaatgcaaaTAAAAAATGCATGGCCTTTATAAAGAATACAATTGAGAGCATCATTGTGGGCTCCATTGCAGAGTGCACTTCAGCAGCAGAGTTGCTGAcaaagataaagagccagttcactggctcttcaaagatatatgccacccaGGTGTTAAAACAACTTGTGACAGAACAATACACAGGTGGTGGAATAAAAGAGCACATCCTGAGGATGAGCAATATGACAGCAAAGTTAAAGCCCATGGATGAGGATCTGAAGATCAAACCAAAGCTCCTGGTCCACCTGGTCATGGCTTCACTGCCAAAGGAGTTTGAAACTTTTGTTATGAATTATAATATGTCACCTGAAACATGGGACATAGAAAAGACAATTGTTATGTGTGTTCAAGAAGGGGACAGACTAAAAGCTTCACATGGTGGAACACTCAACTATGTGAAGGACCacaagaaaaagaactacaatcaaaacaacaaaagttCTCCTTCAAAGCCACAAGGAAAAGCTCCCCATCAGCATCAGCGTCAGCAATAG